From the genome of Gopherus evgoodei ecotype Sinaloan lineage chromosome 5, rGopEvg1_v1.p, whole genome shotgun sequence, one region includes:
- the UCHL1 gene encoding ubiquitin carboxyl-terminal hydrolase isozyme L1, with translation MQWQPMEINPEMLNKVLSRLGVAPGWRFVDVLGFEEDLLSSVPTPACALLLLFPLTAQHENFRKKQIEELKGQEVSSKVYFLKQTVGNSCGTIGLIHAVANNQDKFAFDDGSALKKFLKETADLSPAERAKHLENNKAIQEVHNTVAQEGQCQVEEDKVNFHFILFVNVDGHLYELDGRMPFPVNHGESSDDLLLKGSAKICRQFTERERGEVRFSAVALCKSA, from the exons ATGCAGTGGCAGCCTATGGAGATCAACCCCGAG ATGCTGAACAAA GTGCTGTCCCGGCTGGGAGTGGCCCCCGGCTGGCGCTTTGTGGATGTGCTGGGGTTTGAGGAAGACTTGCTGAGCTCAGTGCCCACCCCAGCCTGTGCCCTGCTCTTGCTCTttcctctcactgcccag CATGAAAACTTCAGGAAAAAACAGATTGAAGAATTGAAGGGACAAGAAGTTAGTTCCAAAGTGTATTTTTTGAAACAGACGGTTGGCAATTCCTGTGGGACAATTGGCCTGATACATGCAGTTGCTAATAACCAAGATAAATTTGCATTTG ATGATGGATCAGCCCTGAAGAAGTTTCTCAAGGAAACagctgatctctctcctgcagagAGGGCAAAACATCTTGAAAATAACAAG GCTATTCAGGAAGTCCATAATACTGTTGCACAAGAGGGCCAATGTCAA GTAGAAGAGGATAAAGTGAACttccattttattctgtttgtcAATGTGGATGGACACCTGTATGAATTGG ATGGACGCATGCCATTCCCTGTCAATCATGGAGAAAGTTCAGATGACTTGCTGTTGAAG GGTTCTGCCAAGATCTGCAGACAGTTCACAGAACGTGAGAGGGGAGAAGTTCGCTTTTCTGCTGTGGCTCTCTGCAAGTCTGCCTGA